In the Silene latifolia isolate original U9 population chromosome 1, ASM4854445v1, whole genome shotgun sequence genome, ATGTTATTATAAGTCTGACTTCATATGTGATCATTATGTAAATTGATTCAAGCACTAACGAATCTTTATGTTTGATACTAATGTTTTCAAGTTAGATACACCATAATATAAGCATTGAAATCCAATTAAGATTTTTGATAAACGTAAATGTTTCTAATATGACTCATTGCAATTTACAATAACAAATCATGTAAAGTGTACCTCAAACAATTGATTAGTATTGGAGCGGATAGATACTAATTTATAATATAATAAAGTCAAACTATATTGTATATTACATATATGATCATATTATTAACAAAAGGAGTGATCTAATATGGCAAACAACTAATTAATTTACGTTAACTCAAAGGTTTTAAGTGGAGCTTGTTAACCAAACTGAAACATGCATATAGACCAAACTGAAACATGCATACGGGATATGAAAGACGCATAGAACAACAACATACTAATATTTAATCACTAAAACAAGAGACTAAGTGATTAGTTTTATAAAAATCCTACATACGGAGTATGTCATAAATAAAGACACATCATGTCACAAGTGAAGATATATCTCAAACAACTTGAAGCAAATGTCTATAGCAAACAATCAAGTCACAGCCTTAATTTCATTAACCACCAATAGGTAGTTGCAATTTTGTAAACATAGTATGCGATTTTCTTTGATCGTAAATAATATTGATCGATTAAAGTTGATTCTGGTCATAATTTGTAAAATATATAAGATATCACATTCACTTCAAGGAATGGACTaaatttcatatctcattatactgttcaacttcaggtgaacaagaatcaattcgcaaataaatttgcctttCATAAAGACCGCTTTAAATTGAACAGCGGTTCATATACTCATAGACGTGGACTTCTGTCCACTTACacttatacaatatgaatatattgtacTGATGAGACGGTGTTAAAATATTACACACCTTTAAAACTTTGAACTTCAGGCCAAAGTCATAATATGGACATATCTCTCATCTTTGTAAAATAAATCTTTTTGGAACTTCAGGTCCAAAATTATATAATATGTCCCTTCTCAAGAATTGTTGACTGCAAATATAAAACTTCAGATCCAAATATATAAATTTTACGGGCTAATAAATTTCTTATTGCTTTGCATAGATATGGGAATTACTATGTCAACATTAACCGAGTATTCTTCAGTTTATTAATTGTCGTATACtataattacttgttttgtgtaccggagtatatataatataaaagtGAACAACCGTAAGCAATGTATAGAAAACATACCTGAATGagataaattaatattttaacaTGTTTGGTGGACAACtcttataaacatcacttggtcACCAAGTCCACGCATGTCAAAACCAAGTGCTTCCTTGCTGTTATACTCTTTTAATTTGCTACGTAGATGAGATTAGAAAATCAGGTGTAATTTATACGACATTCAAAGAGATATGAGAAGTGGTGGGAGTCtatcgtgctgataacgtgttgtgaaataaGAGATGAGATAATTGTAGAGAGAAGACAGAGAGAGGAAAAGAGAGACAAAAACTATGTATTATTGCATTATGAGGGgtttatatatacacatacaatagAGTAGAGTTTCCATAATATAATATCTCTAGAATATCCTAACATAtagacatccatataatattacataataatatttcataacatttttttcatttttccaactATGAGTCATGCTGTATTGTTTGCTTGCTAGGTAGTTTCTGAATGCAATCTGCAAATTAACAGAAAATTTTACTTTATGTTGCTTACATGATTGAAAAAAAAAGTACTTCGTAACTTACAAGTAGCCAAGTCGAGTTGAATCGAAACCTTGAAACAAGAACGAGTTATGATCTTTGATTTTTTGATAATGTCAAATAAATGAGCTTCTTCATTCAACCATCTCTTATAATACACATGAATTCATACAATCAGATAAATCAATAATACAAtacaatttatttattttctcttatattcTTTACAATAACAAGAACAAGTTGAGGAGTATTATCTTTGAAGTGCCATTGTCGAAACCTTATATTTGAAGTTGCGGAGTATTATCTTTAAAGTCATCCCGAAATGTATTTGGTCGGGCAATGAAGTCAATGTAAGCCATATAATACACTTCTTTTCTCCATTTCTCTATAGGAAGGCTACCACATTGCTCAGCCAGCCAATTTTCAATCTCAAACTGTCAAAACATTCCGTTCAATTTATAAGATGAGTCGGTCTCAAACATAAGACGAGACATAAAAGTTTTTGCGCTTATAATTTGATTATACCTCAAAATCCATAAGTTGGTGAGTATGTCGCTTTGGCACATTTGTAGCTTCTAATTTCGAGTAGAAGGCTTCTATGTCTTGCATCATCTCTTCTTCCGATGGAAGCGATATTCTCCCCGACAAGACTCCTGCTATCCATTTACTTTGAAGTTCGAAATGTGTAAAAGACAAAATCTAGTATAAACAGGAAAATTAGAAATACAATATTGCTAAAATAAGTGCATTTGACCTAATTAGTCAAATGTCATCTGTATAAAAACTCTTTATTTacagctaaaaaaaaaaaaaacttacataATTCGGTACACCGATAAAGGAGATCCCCGGGGCTAATCCAGGGGGGAAAACATGTTTATACAATGGTCCTACTCGATTATCTTCTACATTTACTGCACCACCTGTGTGAAGGAAGGGGTAATGATACTTGTACCTGAAAGAAGTTGAATGCTTGAATGAATATTTTTAACACCGATTTCATTTCAAATGCGAAAAAAAAGCCGTAAGTGAATACCCTGTACAATGTAGAATGACATCTGCAATCACATAAGTATCGTCTTCAAACACGACTCTTCCATCGTCCTGGACTCTGTCTATCTGCATTTTTTACTCAAATGGTTAAAATGTGTGAATAATTACTTATTTTTTAAACTAAGACTGGTTGTGTGTTTACCATTGGATGCACAAACACGTCGAAACCATGTTTGTGTATAAAATTTCTGCCACGTTCTGATCGACATGCTACATGGACTTCTTTCGCAACTGTTGCTATGTCCTTGCATATATCAGCTGCACTTAAGGAACCCCCTATCACAACTACAACCTGATAACAGGAGAAAATTTCATTTAGACGAGAAATTCCTGCACAAATACGAAACAACATGGGGGACCAACATACTTGATTTCGGTAAGGTTCAGGAGTACGATAATTGTGGCTGTGACTTTGCCACCCTGGCCAAACCTCAATACCTGCATAATTAGAGACGGATTATTATGTAAACTGTTCTATACAACGATTACAGATAACCACAGCATTAGTTATCGCCTTACCGGATATGTCAGCAATGCTTGGTTCAGTGTAATGTCCACTACAGATAACCACAGCATCATAGGTTTCATCTAATTCATCATTGCTATTTCTTCTGGATTTGATCTTCCACTTTCCCTCTATTTCCGCTCCAACAAACAGTACCTCGGTTTGAAAGCGAATGAGATCATTGAGTCTAAATTCAGAAGCGAAATCCTCCAAGTATTTCAATACCTCCTCATGTTTTGGATATCTTCGCGAATCTCTGTCAGGCAAGCCTGCAAGATATGCTTATTAAACTCTGTTCTTAAGTACTCCCCTCGTTCATTTCATTTTCATGCGTTTTTCAAAATATGTGAGAAGAGTCtcggacaaaaaaaaaaaaaaaaaagtataaaggCGACTAAACAACGCAATGTAAAGAATTACCGGAACCAAAAAATGGAAAATCGCGAAAGCCAAAAAGTTCTCTAGGGACATTAGTCCGAAGAGACTTGTAAACACTGGAATGAACAATGGTCCTAGTCGGGTCAAGTCCAAGCGAGTCAGGTTCAGTTTCGGGTGTGTAAACCCATGTCCCACCTAATTGGGTCCCACGTTCAAACACGACCACCTTGTGCCCCTCTCTACGTAGCTCACGAGAAGCGACAAGCCCGGCCGCACCACAGCCAACTACTGCGACTTTTTTGTACGTCATTTAATTTGAGTGTTTTTTGTATTGGTTGAGTAACTAAGCAACAATGGACTTACTATTTATAGAAGGCAAGTTAGATTCTTAAGCCATCACTACCAACATTTTGTTATATGGTTTTATCAAGTAATGCAATTTCAATGTATAATTTATTTACGTCCATGATTAGATTCTTTGCTTGGATTATATTGTCTTAGGTGATGTGGTTGGTATTAGGAAGATGACGCCCACTTTCCGGATTTTGTTATATGGTTTTATCATATCGAGGACTCCAGGTGTTAACTAGTGTTAAACTCGTGCAATCCAACATTATTTCGGAAATATCTAATTATGTTCTCTGGTTTTGAACTTGACACACAATTGAGAATATCTTTCCTCATCTTTATCTGTCAGGGACATAATCTTGTTAGCATAACAAATAAAACCATtacctgtaaaaaaaaaaaacaaataaaaccaTTATGATTTAAATTAGAATGATCATGATTTTGACCCGTATCCGCCAACCAACCAAACATTATGTAGGTTGTGTTTTTGATTTTGCCTGAATTGTGTGTCACTATAATGATGGTTTCATCTAACTTTTTTTTGACAAAACGAATATATACCTATCTTAAACAAAAATCCGTGTTAATTAAAGATATTTTCAATCAATAATTTGAATACAGAGCAAATTATCCAATGTTCACATAAGCACCACTGGTCTAGTGGGAGAATAGTACCCTGCCACGGTACAGACCCGGGTTCGATTCCCGGCTGGTGCactttttttattcatttttcccaCTTTGACATCTGCTGTAAATTAAACAGTTAATTTTAATTTCCTAACTTATATGGGTAAGAAAAAGTTGAAACTTAGATACGAGTTATCTTTGATTTTCTGATAATGTCAAATACACGAATCTGTTGGGACTTGGGACGGTTTATTATCTAATCACAAATACAAGTTTTATTATCTTTGATGTACCATTGTCATCAAAAAATCGTTCTGAAACTAAGTATCGATTAAATTATTGGTGCGCTTGTTGGGATCGTTCTTCACTTAAACCCTGGTCATCCCGATATGTATTTGGTCGGGTGATCAAGTTCATGTGACCCGCATAAAACACATCCTTTCTCCATTTCTCGATAGGAGCGCAACCACATTGCTCAGCCAGCCAATTTTCTACCTCAAACTGTCAAAATATGGAGACGCAACATAAATGAGCAAGCTATGTGACCGAAGCCAAATCCTTGTGTATACTTTGTTGAATTTATAAGATTAATGGGTTGGTCTCACATGTAAGACGTTTTCAAAATAATTGGCTACAGCAGAAGTTACCTCGAAATTATTATTAAGCTTGTGAGTATATCGCTTTGGCACATTTGTAGCTTCCAATTTTGAGTACAAAGCTTCTATGTCTTGCATCATCTGTTCTTCTGACGGAAGTGATATTCGCCCCGACAACACCTTTGCTATCCATTTACTTTGAAGTTCGAAAAGTATAAAAGGCATAACCTAGTACCGAAAAAACATAAATACACCAGTACTTAGTTATGCTAGAGCTATAAAACTACTGCTGTAGACAGCCGTGCAGCATATAGtactgatagatgaaccatctcaacaaAAACCTTAAACACTGGAGTAGAAAACAAAACTTACAAAACTCGGTATGCCAATAAAGGAGATCCCTGGGGCTAATGTAGGGGGGAAAACATGCTTATACAATGGTCCTACTCGATTATCGTCTACATTCACGGCAGCACCCGTTTGAAGGAAGGGGTAATGATATTTGTACCTGAAAGAATTATCCGCCTTCAttaacatgaaaaaaaaaagccCGGTTAATTATGTGTACTGTAGTAAATTAAGCCTAGAAAATACCCTGTACAATATAGAATGACATTCGCTGTCACGTTAGTATCATCCTGAAACGCGACTCTACCATCTTCATGGACTCGGTCTATCTGCATTATTTATTTCGTACAGTTAGAATGTGTCGCATTCTGAGGCGTTTCGGCTAGTGCATCAGTAAAATTATGATCAAATTTTTACCATGGGATGGAGAAACAAGTTGTCAAAACCGAGTTTCTTTATAAAATTTCTTCCACGTTCTGATCGACATGCTACATGAACTTCTTTGGCAACGCCGGTTATGTCCTTGCAGATATCAACTGCACTTATGGAACCCCCTACCAAAACTACAACCTGATAGCAAGAGaaaatataattaataattatacaAGAAATTCCGACACAAATAGCAGCATCATTCGCAACATACTTGATCTCGATAAGGATCAGGAGTACGATAATTGTGGCTGTGACATTGCCACCCTGGCCAAACCTCAATACCTACATGATTAAAGACGGGTTATTATAGTAAACCATTCCATAAGACGATTAAATGTAATTACAGCATTAGTTAATAGTTACCAGGTATGTCAGCAATTCTTGGTTGAGTGTAATGTCCATTACAGATAACCACAGCATCAAAAGTTTCATCTAAATCATCCATCCTATTTCTTCTGGATTTAACCTTCCACCTTCCTTCAATTTCCGGTCCAACAAATAATACCTCGGTTTGATAGCGAATGAGATCATTGAGTCTAAATTCACAAGCGAAATCCTTTAAGTATTGTAATACCTCCTCATGTTTTGGATATCTCCGCGGATCTCTGTCAGGCAAGTCTGCAAAAAATGACAGCAGTAAACAAGACTGTATGTATAAATGCGGCTAAGCTACGCAATTAGAGAATTACCGGAAGCAACAAATGGAAAATCACGAAATCCCAAAAGCTCTCTAGGGATATTAGTCCTCAGAGACTTGTAAAGACTAGAATGAACAATGTTCCTAGTCGAGTCTAGTCCAAGCTGATCCATTTCAGTTTCGGGTGTGTAAACCCACGTCCCACCTAATTGCATCCCACGCTCAAACACGACCACCTCGTGCCCCTCTCTACGTAGCTCACGAGCAGCGACTAGCCCGGCCGCGCCACAGCCAACTACTGCAACTTTTTTAGATGTCATTTTACTGTTTTGTTATAAGATTATATCAAGTATTAATGAAATTAAATGAATCAATTCATATTTATGTCCATTTTCCTTAAACTATTTGTTTGATTATATTGTCTCAGGAAGATGACACCCTCTTCCCAGATCTGAATTATTAATTGTCACACTGTCCAAGACAACATTATTTTACTATTTTACCATGATCAATTGATGATAATGTGCAGTGTATTTGAATATGTTTATGGTACTAAACTaacaacacaaattcttgtttaagacggggTAATAATAACAAGGATCGGCCGATTGCTTTAGACTTCAAACAGTTGGAACTTTTTAGTAGATGTTATTCATTAGGTATTCTGATTTGTCTCGTCTATCTTATTTGACATACGGATATATcagtcataaaacaataatttgattTAATTATAGACCCGGGTTAGATTCCGAGCTGGTGCAGCTTTTTCAGCAGTAAACGTGTCCCAACAATTTATTTATTACTCACACAAGCACCAGTGGTCTAGTGGGAGAATAGTACCCTGCCACGGTACAGACCCGGGTTCGATTCCCGGCTGGTGCAAGTTACTTTTTTTTCTTTGATTTCCTGATAATGTCAAATACATGAATCTGTAGCATTCTGTACACATCCATCTAATCACAAGAACAAATTAATGTCAAAAAATCGTTCTGAAACCAAGTATCGATTAAATTATTGGTGCGCTGTTTGGGTCGACTCTTCACTAAAACCTTGGTCATCCCGATATGTAGTTGGTCTGGTGATCAAGTCAATGAAACCCGCATAGAACGCATCCTTTCTCCATTTCTCGATAGGAGGGCAACCACATTGCTCAGCTAGCCAATCCTCTATCTCAAACTGACAAAACATTGACACACAACATAAATGAGCCAGATGAGTCGGTCTCAAATATAAGACCTCAGAAAAGTTTTTGCGCCTATAATCTTATACCTCAAAATCACTAAGCTTGTGAGTATGTCGCTTTGGCACATTTTTAGCTTCCAATTTCGAGTAGAAGGCTTGTATGTCTTGCATCATCTCATCTTCCGATGGCAGTGATATTCTCCCCGACAAGACTCCTGCTATCCATTTACTTTGAAGTTCGTAATGCAGAAAAGGCACAATCTAGTATGAACAGGAAAATCAGAAATACAGTATTATTGCAGCATTGACAGCATATAGTATTACAGTATTAAAGGGACTGTTGTAAAACAATACTTACAAAATTCGGTATACCGATGAAGGAGATCCCCGGGGCTAATGCAGGGGGGAAAACATGTTTATACAATGGTCCGACTCGATTATCTTCTACATTTACTGCACCACCTGTGTGAAGGAAAGGGTAATgatacttgtacctgaaaaaTATTGTATGATTACATTTTCCTGTAATGAATTTTCTAACACCGGTTTTATTTGAAATGCGAAAGAAAAAAGGCAGTCTGAAGTACCCGGTACAATGTAAAATGATATCTGCAATCACATCAGTATCGTCCTCAAACACGACTCTTCCATCCTCATGGACTCTGTCTATCTGCATTTTTTATTCAACTGGTTAGTATGCACAAACACGAATCTTCAAACTAAGACTATGGTTGAGGATTTACCATTGGATGCACAAACACATTGTCGAAACCATGTTTCTGTATAAAATTTCTGCTACTTTCTGATCGACATGCTACATGGACTTCTTTTGCCACTCCAGTTATGTCCTGGCAGATATCAGCTGCACTTACGGAACCACCTATCAAAACCGCAACCTGATAGTAGGAGAAAACCTCATTTAGACAAGAAATTCCTGCAAAAATACAAAACAAAAGCACGGTTGGGGGACCAAAGGCATACTTGATCTCGATATGGATCAGGAGTACGATAATTGTGGCTGTGACATTGCCACCGTGGCCAAACCTCAATACCTGTACGAATAGAGACAGTGTATTATGGTAAACGGTTCAATACAACGATTACAATTTACAAGTATGTAACCACTGCATTAGTTACCGGGTATGTCAGCAATTCTTGGTTGAGTGTAATGCCCATTACAGATAACCACAGCATCATATATCTCATCCAATTCATCCATGCTATTTCTTCTGGATTTAACCTTCCACTTTCCCTCAATTTCCGGTCCAACAAACAATACCTCCGTTTGATAGCGAATGAGATCATTGAGTTTATATTCACAAGCGAAATCTTCCAAGTATTTCAATACCTCCTCATGTTTTGGAAATCTCCGCGGATCTCTATCAGGCAAGCCTGCAAGAAAAGACAGCAGCCAACTCCATAACTCCTATATGcactttaaaactcttttcttAAGTACTCCCGCCATTCATTTCCTTTTCATACGTTTTTCAAAATTTGTCGAAACAGAAATGGAATCAAAGAAAAAGTCAACTTTTCGCTAAATGTTTTATAAACGACACCCGTACACTAAAATACAGGAGCTAATTAATCTAACAGTACATTAATCCGGGACCTAATCAATCCAACAGTACATCAATCTCAAACctttatgttaaaaaaaaaaaaaaaaaaaaaaaaaaaaaaaaaaaactaaataccCCTATGGACCATACGTATAAATGTGACTAAACGACGCAGTTTCAAGAATTACCCGAGTCAACAAATGGAAAATCGCGAAAACCCAAAAGTTCTCTAGGGATGTTAGTCCTCAGAGACTTGTAAAGACTGGAATGAACAATGGTCCTAGTCGGGTCAAGTCCAAGCGAGTCAGTTTCAGTTTCGGGTGTGTAAACCCATGTCCCACCTAATTGCGTCCCACGTTCAAACACAACCACCTCGTGTCCCTCTCTACTTAGCTCACGAGCAGCGACAAGCCCGGCCGCGCCACAGCCAACTACTGCAACTTTTTTGGATGTCATTTCAGTGttttgttatatggttttgtcaAGTATTAATGAAATTTCATGAATTAATACAATTTTATGTCCATGATTAACTACTTCTTTGTTTGATTATATTGTCTTAGGTGGTTGTTGGGATTGGGATTTTTTAATTTTCACGTTCTTCAAGTTAACATTAGTTGACCATGATAATAAATTGATAGAGTAACTAGGTTttaacccgtgaaattcacggatcTGCTTTTATGATTTTAGATGTATacacttaataataataaagatataGATAGCTGATTTACAAAGCTATTATTTTCGAATTATTAACTATAcatatattgtgtttattagtATAATCAAGACTTAGAAATTTCAAGATAACGATTTATAGATGATGATGAGCGAGTGACGGTTTAGAAGTGGTTTGGAAGGGTGAATGTCCGGTGAGGGACTCACGGTGGTTTGGAGCTTAGAGGAGCTTTGATCAGTCATGTTCTCAATCTGATTTCCTGCTTAATTCTGATGACGATTTGACGGAGTCTATCCAATTTTCGCGTCATTGCCTTGCTTAATTAGTGTAgtcagtggtggagctagggggggTAGCAGAGCCAGTCGCCCCCCTAACGGTTGAGTttttcgaagtttttagttaaaattttcaaaaaaaaatcgaGTGTTCCTTATAATATTACCCATACacctcacccccccccccccccaagcttgaatcctggctccgccactgagtGTAGTTGGAATCATCTTCCTCCTTAGACTTCAAGTTCAACTCAGATTTCTCCCGATCATTTGCTTGTTCGATTGTTCAATTAATCGGCCTCAATTTTTTGTGAATTGTGAAGGATTGAGATGAGGCGGTTGGATGTCTATTTTATAGTGATTCTCTTAGAGTGTTTAGAGAACTGATTAGCTAtatttttgagaggatatcatACATATCCCATTTACACTTTATTGTGAAATGATTCCTACTCCCGTTGATTTAGGAATCAGTCCATTTTTTTATTCCATTAACACTCTCctctagggctgagcaaaaaaggTTATCCGCTCCGGTTTTGCAAACCGTCGGGTAACTTGTTTTAAAAACTGGTTTTTTCCTAAACCGAATCTGATCCGGATTAATCCGGTTAATCGGTTTTTTCTGAATTTTAAAACAGGATCCGTAAACTGGTTTATCCGCTCCGGTTTTTATAACCGGTTTCAAGAAAGATGCACACTCAAATGCATAGAAACACATAGAAAAAAATTAGGTTACCGGTTTAAAAACGGTCTCCGGTTTTGAATTTACGTTATTTTTTATTTCTAAATAAAACGGTTTAAAAACCGTTCTCCGGTTTTTAATTTCCTACAACCGAATCCGCTCCGTT is a window encoding:
- the LOC141642159 gene encoding flavin-containing monooxygenase FMO GS-OX-like 2 codes for the protein MTYKKVAVVGCGAAGLVASRELRREGHKVVVFERGTQLGGTWVYTPETEPDSLGLDPTRTIVHSSVYKSLRTNVPRELFGFRDFPFFGSGLPDRDSRRYPKHEEVLKYLEDFASEFRLNDLIRFQTEVLFVGAEIEGKWKIKSRRNSNDELDETYDAVVICSGHYTEPSIADISGIEVWPGWQSHSHNYRTPEPYRNQVVVVIGGSLSAADICKDIATVAKEVHVACRSERGRNFIHKHGFDVFVHPMIDRVQDDGRVVFEDDTYVIADVILHCTGYKYHYPFLHTGGAVNVEDNRVGPLYKHVFPPGLAPGISFIGVPNYILSFTHFELQSKWIAGVLSGRISLPSEEEMMQDIEAFYSKLEATNVPKRHTHQLMDFEFEIENWLAEQCGSLPIEKWRKEVYYMAYIDFIARPNTFRDDFKDNTPQLQI
- the LOC141642239 gene encoding flavin-containing monooxygenase FMO GS-OX-like 3; protein product: MTSKKVAVVGCGAAGLVAARELRREGHEVVVFERGMQLGGTWVYTPETEMDQLGLDSTRNIVHSSLYKSLRTNIPRELLGFRDFPFVASDLPDRDPRRYPKHEEVLQYLKDFACEFRLNDLIRYQTEVLFVGPEIEGRWKVKSRRNRMDDLDETFDAVVICNGHYTQPRIADIPGIEVWPGWQCHSHNYRTPDPYRDQVVVLVGGSISAVDICKDITGVAKEVHVACRSERGRNFIKKLGFDNLFLHPMIDRVHEDGRVAFQDDTNVTANVILYCTGYKYHYPFLQTGAAVNVDDNRVGPLYKHVFPPTLAPGISFIGIPSFVMPFILFELQSKWIAKVLSGRISLPSEEQMMQDIEALYSKLEATNVPKRYTHKLNNNFEFEVENWLAEQCGCAPIEKWRKDVFYAGHMNLITRPNTYRDDQGLSEERSQQAHQ
- the LOC141642302 gene encoding flavin-containing monooxygenase FMO GS-OX-like 3, translating into MTSKKVAVVGCGAAGLVAARELSREGHEVVVFERGTQLGGTWVYTPETETDSLGLDPTRTIVHSSLYKSLRTNIPRELLGFRDFPFVDSGLPDRDPRRFPKHEEVLKYLEDFACEYKLNDLIRYQTEVLFVGPEIEGKWKVKSRRNSMDELDEIYDAVVICNGHYTQPRIADIPGIEVWPRWQCHSHNYRTPDPYRDQVAVLIGGSVSAADICQDITGVAKEVHVACRSESSRNFIQKHGFDNVFVHPMIDRVHEDGRVVFEDDTDVIADIILHCTGYKYHYPFLHTGGAVNVEDNRVGPLYKHVFPPALAPGISFIGIPNFIVPFLHYELQSKWIAGVLSGRISLPSEDEMMQDIQAFYSKLEAKNVPKRHTHKLSDFEFEIEDWLAEQCGCPPIEKWRKDAFYAGFIDLITRPTTYRDDQGFSEESTQTAHQ